The stretch of DNA GGTCtgaatctgtatctgtatccgaGTTTGAGTCTGGGCTGCCCAGAAACCTCGGAGCCCGAAGAGGCTTTTCGCTGGAACAGCACGCCCATTAGCGACAATCAATCTCGGCCACGCTGCAGCGCAAACCAAACTTCGAGGCCCAAGACTTTTCGGTTTTATATTTTGCCGCGAATCGTAGTTTTTTCCCtcttagtttttattatttacgaaTGCCACTTGCCAGATAACCCATAattatgaaattattattGGAGCGCCAAGCGGCGACGGCAGCGAaatgtatctttgtatctccGGAGCGACGGCGATTCTGTGTGTGCCGTCGGAAAAGCAGAAATCATTTCGAGCCGCGGCGGCACAGGAAGTTTACTCGGTGCCCCGGGCCGTGGAAGTTGtacaatatataaaaaatatactttgtGTGCCGAAACAGCCAAAACGTTCAGTGTCCACCTTTCGACTTTTTAACTCGATGAAGAAATTGAGATACCagcgaaaataaataagactACCTCGCCAAGGAGCCCAAATGAGGCAGCCgaaaacttttaataaattatatgcaAAACTGCCGCTGGGGAAATGGCGAACAAACAAAGTGTCCAAAATGCAGCGGGAAAAGTGAAGTTTCAGCAGGAGAAAACAAATGTTGGGCGTTCTAGGAACTGCAACTccgttttttgaatatttataacCAGACTGGGGGATCCTCAGAGCCGAAGACCAACAGGATCCTGAGTCCTGCACATGCCGTTATGAGGGACTGCGGTCCTTGACTCCTCGTTTACTAATGTCCTGGGGCAGCTAAGCTGCTCGACAAGTTGGTCAATTTGAAAAAACGAATTTGTTTATCAATTGAAAGACttggctaaaattaaatagaaaacaagagagaacgctatagtcgggtgccccgactatcagatacccgttactcagctaaagggagtgcgaaggacatgaaaataaaaactttgatccgctgtaactttttaacgaatggtccgatttaaaaaatttcttctacatttcgataggtattcataaacacaataaaactgcatttttacttttccgaaatattgaaattctaaaaatcgtatataagcgattgtgggcgttagagggggcgtggcacccttttgaaacaaacttgcgctgcgtaggaactcctagaatctgcatgcaaaatgttaatcttctagcttttatagtttccgagatctcagcgttcatacagacagacagacggacagacagacggacagacggacagacggacatggctagatcgactcggctagtgatcctgatcaagaatatatatagtttatagggtcggaaacgcttccttctacctgttacatacttttgcacgaatctaatatacccttttactctacaagtaacgggtataatgatttTGAAGGGAAGTACATAAATGTTCAAAATGAATAGTCAAAATTTAATCGTCAAAGTTGTAGAACACTAAAATGCAGAATtctatgtaatttttttaaaagcttcaaaatattaaattaaggaCATTTGTAGATGGAAATGTATACCCTTGAGCTTAGCTTGTTTAATAAATGTGATGATAACCTATATAAAACTCgcttaacaaaattaaagaaatctaatgtatacatttaattaacCACTAATTTGTAGAAGTATTCATTAATTTTACTAGAAATGAAAGTGTTTTGCTTAGATCTGACGATCTCATCTGAGTTAAAgatgttattaaaaatataaaaacacgTTTTTAGTTGGAAATGTATTCATTTATACTTTATCAAAAAGTTGTGGAAAAAACtctaaataacttttaacttaatctgacattaagaacattaaactcaaaataaaaacatttgtgCTTCAAGAACAAATTATCTCAATCGAAGAACAATGTGCTTGGACTCTCTTTCTGTGATAGAGATAGATATGATATTAATAATCCTGAGCCTGGGTCGTGTTTAGTTTCAATTCGTATCTCGTATTTGATTGCTAAGAACTTTTGCTTAGGTTTATATTGAAGTATTAAAAACCTACTAAAATCTGGAACCCATTTTGGACACTTCGAGCCACTTGATCCTAACCACAAAATACCGACggacaataaaaaaatggcGATGGTGCAGTGCGATGATGGAAAGGAGATGGCGGTGGGGCAAGGAAAAAGGAGCTCAGGGGTGGGGATGATACTTTGAATGCGAGCAAGAGAGAGATGTTCATCGGAACGCATGTTCTTTGAAAATTGCCCATAATTATGCGAACGAACTTCAAACTGATTGTTTCTACCGGCAGCAGCGCAGTCCCAGAACCGAGAACCGAGAACCGAGAGTCGAGAACCCAGAATAAGAATCGGAGCCCAGACTCTGGGCCTGGCTGGAACCCAACTCCATGGACCACGCTGTCCGAAAAACGCGCGTCCGTTGCATGCAACGTGGctgggatgggatgggatcgAGATCGGGACCATGGACATTGGCGAGGGTATGGGTATGGGCATGGGCTATGTGGAATAGCCCGCTTGGCTGCAGTGAAAGAGAATGACTGTAATTACGCATcactttttcttaatttttatgctGTGCATCTTGCGGCCCGGCCCTTCCTCCGCGGGATTGCGAATGGGAGTAGGAATGGAGGACGGACGGATGGAGGGGTCCTCCATCTTGTCGCTTGGGAACAATTTGGACACTGAACTTGACCCACAAGACGGGTTTGCGGCTTTTTGTGGGGCTGAGTTTTAGAAAATTGCTCGTTTCGTTGCGTGCATGTTTCCCAAAATGCGAGCGACTCGAAAACATTTTGCGTGTtgtctgttttctgttttctgctgTTTCCTTCAATGagaaatctaatttaaaagatacaaattttaaattatggggttttcttggctgccaaaaatgttttcgatgtttttttgTACGTCTTTTCTCCCTCTTCACATATGATTGCTTCTACGTGCTGCGAAAGACTCGCAAGCATATTGCGATTTCTTGGCGGAAGTGCTGAATGTCAGGAGTGGTTGTCTAGAGAGTGATTGCATAACAACAATGACGGCAAAAAAAGCGATAAGAACAAAGGGTGCTCACCCACCAAGGAGTATCACTCAGTCGAAACATTTATTccaaatgaaatatttgttgatttttaattttcgcgGTCTTTCTGAACCCTGCAGTGGTATCGATAAGTTGGGTATCTCCTCGATCACATCACTATGCGCTcaaccaaaaagaaaatataaaacaaatactttttaacaaatttaataatgctATTAATATATAGTAAGAAGGTCTTGCGTTGAGAAGAAattgattgggaatttaattagtaGTTAATTTAGTAGTAGTTATTTTGCCCTGAAAATAAGGATCTgaatatttcctaaaaatttaatttttctaaggTGCTTTAACTTGCTCAAAAAAGATACAAGcaaaacttacaaatgtttaaaattacaCAGGTGCTTTATGAACAGctatatttgaattttagggTATGGCAGTTAGTATGACTTTTTTTGGGCGATTAGGTAACTCTCTTAATAGAAAGCTGCCACCTAGTTGGAAAACAGTAGattacacagaaagaaaaacgagctaaaataaatttaataattgtaatgtaatgtaataaATACGTGAAAAACGATGAATCATACGACACGTACGCCACTTTGAATTTAGTCATCACAAatcgttttttatttgcaaCCTTATTAAATTTGCTTGAATAATTGATTAAATAAGGGAGatcacaaatttttaaaaaaccttcGCCACCtacaaataataaagttttttcaaaagccAACAGTACGTATGAGCGATAAACTATTTCAAGCGACATGTGTGTGAGGGCTATAATATCGGTATCGAAAACCATATGTTATTGTTTTCAATTGGTTGCCAGcaagtgtttttgttttaaaaagcaaTGTTTTTGATGTAACCGCTGGCATGGACACCCCAGAAGCCATGGAGGAGCTCGCCAGCGTGTCCTTCGGCGACTTTGAACCAAAGTCCGCCGAGGGGGACGTGTCCTGCTACCAGAACTTCCGGTCGCAGGCCAAACATGACATCTCGCTGGACCTTTCGCTCGGCCAGAAGGCGGAGAACCTGTTCGCCGCCGACCAGACGCCCACGCCCACGCGCCTGATCAAGAACTGCGACGAGGTGGGCCTCTTCGACGACCTGCAGCACGTGAATCCCTTCGACATCGGCTTCCAGCGAGCGGCGGAGCAGAATGTCAGCGGCACTCCCAGTCGCCCAGAGGCGCCTCCCCTTGACGGGGAGTCCCTGCACACGCCACAGGTGTACCCGCTGGAGGCCCCGGCTCCACCTGGTAACCCGGTCACCCGGAGCGACAGCTGCAGCAATGTGGATGTGGAGCAGCTGCTGGCCAGCACAGGGGACACTCCACCCGAGGTGGACACCCCAGAGGGTCCACCGCCGCTGCAGTTGATCCAGCCGCAGCTCATCACCTGGGTGCTGCCTGCCCAGTCAGTTGCAGTTCCCCTCGCCGCAACGGAATCCCACAGGAGAATTCGCCCCTACATCCTGCCCAAGCCCACGGCGAACGAGGGGCCACCCAGGACCAGTAGGAGACCCGAGCCCATACTGGTCAGCCAGCCTGCCCACGAGCCCAGTAGCGCCAGCCTGACGCCCACTTCACAGCTGCCCATCAAGGAGCGACTAAAGGCCATCctgcacagcagcaacaacaacagacgCAACTTCGCCACTCCGTGCAAGGCGGCGAAGGCGAAGGATCGCAGTCGGGACGAGGACTGCATGGAGCGGCGGAGGGCAGCCGCCTCCCGCTACCGCAACAAGATGCGGAACGAGCACAAGGATCTGCGCAAGCAGAACGCCCAGCTGCAGCAGGAGAACCGGGAGCTGCACGAAAGGATCGCCAGGCTGGAAaaggagctgcagcagcacaAGAGTCACAGCGGTAGGCCTAGCACATCCCCTCCTGAATCGAGCTAATCTATCCTATCTTTTCCAGTGGCCAACCAGCTGCAGATACCTCCATCCAGCATTCACCTGCTCATCAATGTGCCCAATATGTTGGTGCCCAGTGCGGATAAAAAGTAATCGACGTGCCTTGTTTATCTATCTATGTTCCAGTGCCATGTAAATAATCCTAGCTTAGACAATTATCTGTACAGAAAGGCCTCAATAAGCTAATAGTTAAGAAAGATTGCCCCTAGCCGTCGTCTCTGTGGTTATGATTTCCGTAAACTCGCGCTGGATTTCCAGAATGGAGTTCTCGATGTCCACCAGCTGGGGATTGAACTGCAGCGATGAAGTTGCGGCGGGAGTGCGCAGCTGTTCCATGGTCATCTAGAAAGGAGAAAGGCGAGCTTAGGGATAACAGAACCTAATCTATCATACATCACGCAAGTTCCTCTGCAGCTGATCGCGCTGACTGCAAAGCTTCTGGATGTTGTCGTAGTACTTCTGGGCCAGCGGAGCACCCTGCGCCTCCGAGTAGTAGCGCTGCGCCAGGAGCTCCATCTCCTGGTTGCGTATCTCGTCCTCGGCCAGCTGCATTTGCTGGTTGTGGCGCCGCCGCTCCCGCTCGATGCTGTGCATCAGCAGATCAATCTCCTTTTCCATCTCCAGGACCTTGCGCCGCTGCTCGGACTCCTGCAGCTTGGTGATGACCTCGCTCTTGCGCCGACGCACCTCCATCTGGTAGGTGAGCAGCATCTTGCGCTGGCAGGTGATGCGCTCCTCCTCGCGGTGGATGGTGTCCTGGTACAgcttctccatctccttgaGGCGGCGGGCGTGCTCCTCCTGCTTGAGTCCGTTCTCGAGGCGCTCCATGATCTGCACCTCCTCCAGCTCTAAATGCCGGATGCGGGCATCGATCTCCTGGTTGTGCTTCATCAGCGACAccgcctgctcctcctgctggtCGATCCACTCGCTGGGATACTTCAGGAACTTGGGATACACGCCCTTCGGAATGGCGCTAAAGCGCTGCATGAAGCGTTGTGGGTGCAGGGCGAGATCGCACTTGGCCATCAGCCTGCGCGCCTTGGAAAGAAGCTTGCCGATGTCCACTGGATTCTGGTCGTGGAAGAAGGAGAGGATAGAACGCTTGTCCGGCAGCCGAACTATGATTTCTCGATGAATCAAGTTGTAGGCCACCACCAGGAAGACGGGAAACCAAGGCTGTTCCGAGACGATGTTGTCCCACAGCGACAGCCACTGGTGCTCCTCGAGGACCTCGGCGAAGGCGGTGCTCAGGAGGGGCCAGGCGAAGTCCTTGGCCACGACCTCCTGGGACTTGTAGAACTTGCAGAGCTGCTCGTCGCAGTGCAGCAGGATATTCTCGCACATGGCCAGGTAATTGGACGGCGGCAGCGGATGGAACTCGAACCACAACTGGAAGTGATTCAGGACCAGGGTGGCGACCACCTCGAAGGAAACCAGACTGTTCTTGGGCAGCTGCTTTACAAACGGGTAGATGAGGTGCGGCATGAAGTCCGCGTGGGCCAGGACCTTGCACCACTGGGCCAGGCAGCTCCAGATCTTGATCACCCCGCGCCGCTGGGCATCGTTGCGAATCTTGAGCTTCTTGGCCTGATTTCTGACCACCAGCGGTGCGCCCAGTTTGATGAGCGCCTGAAACTGCGGCCCATTGCAGGGGAGATCCAGGAGGGAGGTCCAGATGAGGAACCTGTACTTCTCCGGATAGCAGCCGTACTCCTTGAGCATGGCCCTCAGCCGCTCTGGCTTGAGCAGGTGCCGCAGTTCCTGGCTCACGTTGACACTGCAAGGCGGCAGTGGCTTAGGCTGCTTGAACGTCGCCTTCACTTGGTTGAGGCAGCGCGTCTGAGCCTGCAGAGCATTGAACAGGCGGCAGGTGGACCACACACTCACCTCCCCGCAGCGGGAGGTGACACTCAGCAGCTTGCCATCCCGACTCAGGCTCAAACTCATCGCATTGGAGCGCTGCACAATCAGCTTGTGGTCCGTGTTGCTCAGATCCAGCATAACGGCTTGGTTTCTGGCCGTGATTCCGAACACTATCCGCTCCTTTGGCTGCGCGAGAAAGGCCATTTGGCGGAGAGTGAAGTCGGTCAGACGATAGAGCTTCTCCAGGTCAAAGGAGGCCACACTAAGCATTAAAAGATAGCCGTCCAAGGTGCTCAGGCACATTTTGTTGCCATCGGGGGTGAAGCAGTAGTTGAGCAGCGATCCATCGGCAAAGTCGTGGTCCTGGCAGTCGAACGTCAAGTCCTCCTCCAAGTCGCTGTCATCCGGCCCACGCAGGACTATTTCCGGAATGGATTCGCCCGCTGGCAGGAGTCTGAGCTTCCGATTCCTGGCCTTAATCGGTTGGGCCATGCGCAGCGTGCTCAGCGAGTGCGAGGACCACACGTGCAGCGAGTCGTTGGAGAAGCCTATGAAGAACTGGTCCGAGTTGGGCAGGAAGGCGGCGAACTTGAGCGTGTAGCGCGACTCATCGAAGTCCAGCTGGTGCGAGACCTCCAGGCTGTGCAGGTTCACCAGGACAGCCTCGCTGCCGAACCGCATGAGGGCGTTCGAGGAGCGTGGATTCTGCAGTCGGTTGCTCCAGCTAATCTCCTCCAGAGCGGCGTTGCCCACCTCTCCGCGGGCGCCGAGCATCGAGTTGTCCACGTCTATGATGAACACCTGGCCCGTTTTGTTGCCCACAATGTAGTCGCTGGTGTGCAGGGGAGATGGGCGGATCAGCTTGGCCCTGGGCATCAGGAAGCCCAGGCGCCAGTAGCGCTTGTGCACAAAGTCAAAGACGAAGACGTTGCCTCTGTGGATTGAGAGGATCGTTAGGTTGCTTTGCTATTATGCCAGTCTTCCCATCCTTACCGCTTGTCAATGACCACCAGTTTGTTGCTCAGTTCGTTGAAGCAGCAGGCGGCTATCTGGATGCGCAGTTGCTGGCCCGCTTCCTTGACCGTGTGGTGTACGGTCAGGATGTTTCTGGAAGTACAAAGGTCCTTAGCTACCACTCCCCGAATCCTTTAAGGCTTAAACTAACCCACACTCGTTCTGCTTCAGCTTGAAGGGATACTTGCGCATTGGAGCATGACTCAGGGGCAGACTGTGCGCAGTCTCAGCCTGTGTGAGCGTCACATCCGAGTCCTCGGTGTCCACATCCTGGTAGGACGAGATCTCCAGGTCCGCCTCCGTCcagtcctcgtcctcctccaaGTCCGTTTCCCCATCATCGCCTGCTTCCTCCAGCTGCGCGTTTTCGATGCCATGGAGGCTAATAGAAGGAATTCCCGTGATCTCCTCCTTCTTTATTTCCGTTTTTACAATCCTATCCATTTTATGAGCGGTAACAAGGGCTCGGCATTGAAAAAAGTATTGCCATCGGCGTAAGGATACTTCAAAAAAAGAGTGTTTGAAAACTTCCTAAATCACTTAATTGAGTCCttctagtttttaaaaaattaatgactGAAAACTGCCAGCTGATCCCTCCCGGCTACGCCCGTGAAATGAACCACTGCCTATCGAGGAGCGGCGCGATTATCGAACCAGCAAATGAACCGGAACCAGGACCACTAATATTTTACTACGTCTGTTTATTTCGTTTGCGTTTATGTTATCTGGATACACTTGATTATATGAGATTGGCTGATGACTGCGAAGAAGCGAACAGCATGCGTGCTTACGGATAAAAGTAACCTCGGGAGGTGATCCTCCTGCGCCGGCTACTGGGCGTAAAGTGCCTCTGTACCACGGATCCCCTCTAGAACATCGAGCCGTAGGGCTCGGCATCCCGCATGGCGTAGCCAAAGATGGTGCCGTAGTTGATAAGGTTGCTGATTATCGTCAGGATACTCGCCGTCCAGGTGATCTGTGCAGGAAGGCAGTGTGAGAAATCTTTAAGGATCACTTAGAATCGCGTAGAATCACTCACCACCGACGCGTGGGCGAGGACGATGGGCAGGGCGAAGGCGCTCAGCACCATGCCCGCGGTGAGGAAGAGGGCGAACTCCGACTTCGGATTGGTCTCGGTGCCCGGAGTCGTCCTCTTGGCGATGAACACGGGCAGCACGGACAGTGCGTAGAACAGCAGGACGAAGAAGGGATAGAATATCTTGGGGGTCGGCACGGCGCAGGCCAGGATCAGGAAGGTGAGACCCATGCATGTCGCAAAGGCGCAGATGATGAGGCTGCaaggaaaaaggggaaatcgTTATCAGACGTTCACCTGCTGGGTGGGTGTAGACTTACGCTGCGGGGTGGTTTCCATTTCCGGAAGGGTGGAGCGGGTTCAAGGTGAAATGGGAAAGGGTTAGTCATTAGTTGCGCCTCGGTAGGACCTTGCATAATTACCCGTTAAGGTGGCCAttgtatttgtttataatttttccttTGTCGCTAAAATGACTAAGATGTGTGGTTCCGGGCGAACTAGTTTATCAGTGGGGCCACAGCTTGACCGTTAAGAAATACCATCCGCCTTTGGTGAAAATACCGAAAGGTACTCAAAATAccgttaaaagaaaatttaactgaattacttttttttacttggagcttaaaattaagtttactaatctcttaaattaatataataatatatacattttaattataagtttgttgtatattttatttataagcttATAAGCTATTTTGGTTCAGGATTCAGCTAAGCTTCAGCTTTCAGCTTTGcatatattaaatatgtttGAGCTTGGATTTGCATCCTTTCATGAATGGGTAATCAATGAAAAGAAGGGGAGGAATCGAGATAGGCCAATTCACTTTgactatattaatttttatataaagaacCCTCCATcggcctgattttatttttctctgcaAATCCCAACAataaatgataagttctaaaTATCACATTAGCCAATACCCACCTAGGATCGAGCTTAAGGATCCCTCATAAATCCCTCACCATTTCATTCGCTCGGGAGCAAAGCTCTTTGGCTGCCAATtcattgataaaaataaagcgCGCCCTATCCCAAGCGAAAAAGCTGCAGGAAAGGGAAGGCTCCTCGAAACTCAAAGTGGGGAGGGAGTGGGGCAAGTGGGGCTCGGAGATTTGTGAGTGGCAGCCACCTGCTAGCTGGCCAAGAGTCGAGTTCGGTTTTGGTTCGGGTTCTCGGCTCTTTATGAATGCCCCGTGTGTTTACTCAAAGAACGGACGTGCCGAGCTTTCCAGCACCACTCTGCGCAGGCGCCTCCCTTGTACTTGTAGCCCCTTTGTAGTTGTTGCTGCGGGGCCTGCCCTCAAAAGCTGCCCGCAACATTTAACAGCGCGGGGGCGAAACATAACATTTGCGTCACAGCTTCTGCTTCTTCTCGGGCTTTTTGCCGCCGCCAGGCTCATTCAGTTTCTTCAGTATAACGGTATACGTCCACGACGGAGCAACGCAGGCCAGGAGAAGTCGGAGGTCCCATCCGCATAAATACATCCATATGTCCATCTGAGGCTTTTCTCGCCTGCATTCTGTGAGAAAAGTGCAGCGTTTGACATTCCCGGCTTAACACTTAAGGGTTAAACTATTGAAAAGTGCCGTTAACTTACGCTATTAGCCCGAAATATTGCACGCCCACGCGAAAAGTTCACAAAAGTGCGGAGAGCAACCACCAGCAGCTGCCACTGGGATTTGcagcagtgtgtgtgtgcgcgagTGTGGGAGTTGAAAATCAATAAGCCCGTCGACGTCGTCGTTTTGGCCAAAGCGCCCCATTAACCGGCCATATGGCAGTCGCGTTCGTGCTGCAGTGCTAgataatttccatttccatttccactcgCCTTTGCCAATTTCCACGCTCGGAACAAGTACAAGTACAAGAACAAG from Drosophila takahashii strain IR98-3 E-12201 chromosome 2R, DtakHiC1v2, whole genome shotgun sequence encodes:
- the Atf-2 gene encoding cyclic AMP-dependent transcription factor ATF-2, encoding MDTPEAMEELASVSFGDFEPKSAEGDVSCYQNFRSQAKHDISLDLSLGQKAENLFAADQTPTPTRLIKNCDEVGLFDDLQHVNPFDIGFQRAAEQNVSGTPSRPEAPPLDGESLHTPQVYPLEAPAPPGNPVTRSDSCSNVDVEQLLASTGDTPPEVDTPEGPPPLQLIQPQLITWVLPAQSVAVPLAATESHRRIRPYILPKPTANEGPPRTSRRPEPILVSQPAHEPSSASLTPTSQLPIKERLKAILHSSNNNRRNFATPCKAAKAKDRSRDEDCMERRRAAASRYRNKMRNEHKDLRKQNAQLQQENRELHERIARLEKELQQHKSHSVANQLQIPPSSIHLLINVPNMLVPSADKK
- the LOC108066413 gene encoding TBC1 domain family member 31, which produces MDRIVKTEIKKEEITGIPSISLHGIENAQLEEAGDDGETDLEEDEDWTEADLEISSYQDVDTEDSDVTLTQAETAHSLPLSHAPMRKYPFKLKQNECGNILTVHHTVKEAGQQLRIQIAACCFNELSNKLVVIDKRGNVFVFDFVHKRYWRLGFLMPRAKLIRPSPLHTSDYIVGNKTGQVFIIDVDNSMLGARGEVGNAALEEISWSNRLQNPRSSNALMRFGSEAVLVNLHSLEVSHQLDFDESRYTLKFAAFLPNSDQFFIGFSNDSLHVWSSHSLSTLRMAQPIKARNRKLRLLPAGESIPEIVLRGPDDSDLEEDLTFDCQDHDFADGSLLNYCFTPDGNKMCLSTLDGYLLMLSVASFDLEKLYRLTDFTLRQMAFLAQPKERIVFGITARNQAVMLDLSNTDHKLIVQRSNAMSLSLSRDGKLLSVTSRCGEVSVWSTCRLFNALQAQTRCLNQVKATFKQPKPLPPCSVNVSQELRHLLKPERLRAMLKEYGCYPEKYRFLIWTSLLDLPCNGPQFQALIKLGAPLVVRNQAKKLKIRNDAQRRGVIKIWSCLAQWCKVLAHADFMPHLIYPFVKQLPKNSLVSFEVVATLVLNHFQLWFEFHPLPPSNYLAMCENILLHCDEQLCKFYKSQEVVAKDFAWPLLSTAFAEVLEEHQWLSLWDNIVSEQPWFPVFLVVAYNLIHREIIVRLPDKRSILSFFHDQNPVDIGKLLSKARRLMAKCDLALHPQRFMQRFSAIPKGVYPKFLKYPSEWIDQQEEQAVSLMKHNQEIDARIRHLELEEVQIMERLENGLKQEEHARRLKEMEKLYQDTIHREEERITCQRKMLLTYQMEVRRRKSEVITKLQESEQRRKVLEMEKEIDLLMHSIERERRRHNQQMQLAEDEIRNQEMELLAQRYYSEAQGAPLAQKYYDNIQKLCSQRDQLQRNLRDMTMEQLRTPAATSSLQFNPQLVDIENSILEIQREFTEIITTETTARGNLS
- the LOC108066416 gene encoding vacuolar protein sorting-associated protein 55 homolog, which produces MDIWMYLCGWDLRLLLACVAPSWTYTVILKKLNEPGGGKKPEKKQKLSPGTTHLSHFSDKGKIINKYNGHLNGLIICAFATCMGLTFLILACAVPTPKIFYPFFVLLFYALSVLPVFIAKRTTPGTETNPKSEFALFLTAGMVLSAFALPIVLAHASVITWTASILTIISNLINYGTIFGYAMRDAEPYGSMF